The following coding sequences are from one Nicotiana tabacum cultivar K326 chromosome 1, ASM71507v2, whole genome shotgun sequence window:
- the LOC142162204 gene encoding uncharacterized protein LOC142162204 encodes MRVKGVVKGKMVHVQIDSGSTHNFMDLAVAKKLDCRLETILSFSIFVAYGNKVHNYVITARVTWKMQGVDFKADILVIPLGGADVVLGIQWLITLGDIKWNFKQLKVEFQIGGRKVSLRGSQSGAFKVVADVRMEKVLNKPSQIHMISVVFIPPSQEVSSVQEARVTLNSQELQSSKDLPLTKLLKKDKLGWSEEVVKAFQKLKQAMSVALVLALPDFSLEFVIETDACGVGIGTMLMQARHPLAYMSKALSPKHLQLSVYEKEILAIVTAIDKWRPYLIGRHFVIKTDHQSLEYLLEQRISIPSQQKWLTKLMGYDYTILYIKGKDNISTYALSRCHVAQVQLQMLTTITFDFLLKVQQSYTEEWGSSIQKLLTQLQAEPLHAGVL; translated from the exons ATGAGAGTAAAGGGAGTTGTTAAAGGAAAAATGGTTCATGTTCAAATTGATTCAGGGTCCACACATAATTTTATGGACCTCGCAGTAGCCAAGAAGTTGGATTGTAGACTGGAAACCATTCTCTCCTTTTCTATATTTGTAGCATATGGCAACAAAGTTCACAATTATGTGATAACTGCACGGGTCACTTGGAAGATGCAAGGAGTGGATTTCAAAGCTGATATATTGGTTATTCCCTTGGGAGGAGCTGATGTAGTATTAGGCATTCAATGGCTCATTACTCTAGGAGATATAAAGTGGAACTTCAAGCAGTTGAAGGTGGAGTTCCAAATTGGAGGAAGGAAAGTGTCATTGAGAGGTAGTCAATCTGGGGCTTTCAAAGTAGTAGCTGATGTTCGAATGGAAAAAGTACTCAACAAGCCTAGTCAAATTCACATGATATCGGTGGTGTTTATTCCACCCTCTCAAGAAGTAAGTTCAGTGCAAGAAGCAAGAGTAACATTAAATTCTCAGGAATTGCAAAGTTCAAAGGATCT ACCTCTAACTAAATTGCTAAAGAAAGATAAGCTTGGTTGGTCAGAAGAAGTTGTTAAAGCTTTCCAGAAATTGAAACAAGCTATGAGTGTTGCCCTTGTGCTAGCATTGCCAGACTTCTCTCTTGAGTTTGTGATTGAGACCGATGCATGTGGGGTGGGTATTGGGACAATGTTAATGCAGGCTAGACATCCCTTAGCTTACATGAGCAAAGCTTTGAGTCCAAAACATCTACAATTATCAGTATATGAAAAGGAAATTCTAGCCATTGTAACTGCCATTGACAAATGGAGGCCTTACTTGATTGGGAGGCATTTTGTCATCAAGACAGACCATCAGAGTCTCGAATACTTATTAGAACAAAGGATTTCAATTCCTAGCCAACAGAAATGGTTGACCAAACTAATGGGGTATGACTACACTATACTTTATATAAAAGGGAAGGACAACATATCAACTTATGCCTTATCAAGATGCCATGTTGCACAAGTTCAGCTGCAGATGCTAACTACtattacttttgattttcttCTAAAGGTCCAACAGTCATATACAGAGGAATGGGGATCCTCTATACAGAAGTTGCTAACTCAACTACAAGCAGAGCCTTTACATGCAGGGGTCCTGTAG